From the genome of Reinekea thalattae:
CGCTGTTTAAAAACCCTGAAAACCCTGGTACGAGCATGATGATGGGTTGTCCAGCTGGTTGGAACTGCCAGATTGCAAATGAGAATTTGTTCCGAGCTATGGAACTAGCAGACTATGGTTTTGAATTAGTAGATCCAGGTTCTGGTGCTGGCCTTGCTGGCTCTATTGCTAAAGCGTATGAGCGTAAAGAACCATGGTTTGGTTATTACTGGGCACCTACTGCGCTATTAGGTAAATATGAAATGGTAAGTGTTGATGTGGGTGCAGAAGCTGACCTTGAACACTATTCTACCTGTATTGGCAAATTAGACTGTGAATCACCTCGAGTGATTTCATTCCCTGTTGCTAATGTATGGACAGTTGTAAGTACTGAATTTTCTTCAGGATCTCCAGAAGTTATGGATTATTTAGCTGTTCGTTCTTTAGATAACGCATTGATGAATAAGCTGCTAGCATGGATGGAAGATAACCAAGCAAACGGCGAAATTGGTGCTTATGAATTTTTAGAAAGCTATCCAGAAGTTTGGACTCCTTGGGTCTCTGAAGAAGTCGCGACAGCAATTAAAGCTTCGCTATAGAAGTTTGTGATTTATTTCATGAATTTTATTTGAAGTCATTTGTCTTTAAATAAAAACTAAGTGGCGCTCTTTATTAGGGCGCCTTATTTTTAGCTTGAAAAGAAACTTAACATGTCTTGGTTAACAGAAATCCCTCAGCTAGACCGTAGTGGTATGACTAGCTTAAAAAAAATAATTGATGAAGCCTTTAAAGGTTTTTCTCGTCAATATGGTGAAGGTATTGAAAACTTCTTTAAGCCTTTGCTGGATTTTTTAATCTTTTTTGAAAAACTATTACTCGCCACACCTTGGTGGCTAATGATCGCTATTTTAGTATTGATTACTCAGCTGGCAGCACGTTCAGTCAAGTTGTCTGTTGGTGTTGGCGTTGCGCTACTCTGTATTGGTTTTTTAGGTATGTGGGAAGACACAATGCGGACCTTAAGCCTAATTACAGTGTGTACGCTGTTATCAATTTTAATAGGTATTCCTGTTGGGATTTTGATGTCTCGGTCTGATCGTACGCAGAAAGTTATTACGCCTGTGCTCGACATTATGCAGACAATGCCTGCTTTTGTTTATTTAATACCGGTAGTCATCTTGCTTGGTATTGGCAGAGTTTCAGGCCTAATCGCTGTCGTTATTTATGCGATCCCTCCTGTTATCCGTTTAACGAACTTAGGTATCCGTTTAGTGGATAAAGAAGTCATTGAAGCCGCAGATTCTTACGGTGTTACTTCTATGCAAAGGCTTTGGTCGGTGCAGCTGCCGTTAGCCATGCCTAATATTATGGCGGGCATTAACCAAACCATTATGATGGCATTATCGATGGTTGTGATCGCATCTATGATTGGTGTTCGGGGTTTGGGTTTACCAGTATTGCAAGCCATTAATAACCAATACATTGCTCAAGGCTTGCTGAATGGTTCTGCCATTGTTGTATTAGCTATTATTTTTGATCGTGTATCACAGGCTTACGCTAAGCGCTCGCAACATAATATTGGAGGTCAAAATGACTGAATCATTGGTTCGAGTTGAAGGCCTCTATAAACTTTTTGGTTCAACACCTAATAAGTTTATTGAAAAAGCCAAAGCAGGTGAGACAAAAACTGACATCTTGAAAGAAACTGGACACACCTTAGGTTTACGTGACATTAGTCTAGATATTAAACGCGGTGAAATCTTCGTTATTATGGGGCTATCAGGTTCGGGTAAGTCGACTCTTATTCGTCACTTTAATCGACTGATTGACCCTACCGAAGGTAAAGTCATCGTTGAAGGTCAGGATATTATGACGTTGAACGAAGCTGAACTGCGAGAGTTCCGCCGAGTTAAAATGTCGATGGTATTTCAACGTTTTGGTCTTATGCCTCATTACACGGTATTAGAAAATATAGCCTTTGGTTTGCAGGTTCGTGGTGTTGCTAAAAAAGATCGCTCAGAAAAAGCCATGCAATGGCTGGAAGATGTCGGTCTAAAAGGTTATGAAGATCAGTATCCTTCACAGCTTTCTGGCGGCCAGCAACAGCGTGTT
Proteins encoded in this window:
- a CDS encoding glycine betaine ABC transporter substrate-binding protein; translation: MKIKLSMVLPVVTALLLAACSQEGAEDSVAESESHQCENVTIAEMTWSSASLWANIDKVILENGFGCEVELVPGDTLAATTSMIEKGVPAIAPELWTNGVVDVLEKGVEDGKVEYVGRSLSDGGQENLWVPKYMVDQYPELATLEGVKKHAALFKNPENPGTSMMMGCPAGWNCQIANENLFRAMELADYGFELVDPGSGAGLAGSIAKAYERKEPWFGYYWAPTALLGKYEMVSVDVGAEADLEHYSTCIGKLDCESPRVISFPVANVWTVVSTEFSSGSPEVMDYLAVRSLDNALMNKLLAWMEDNQANGEIGAYEFLESYPEVWTPWVSEEVATAIKASL
- a CDS encoding ABC transporter permease, producing MSWLTEIPQLDRSGMTSLKKIIDEAFKGFSRQYGEGIENFFKPLLDFLIFFEKLLLATPWWLMIAILVLITQLAARSVKLSVGVGVALLCIGFLGMWEDTMRTLSLITVCTLLSILIGIPVGILMSRSDRTQKVITPVLDIMQTMPAFVYLIPVVILLGIGRVSGLIAVVIYAIPPVIRLTNLGIRLVDKEVIEAADSYGVTSMQRLWSVQLPLAMPNIMAGINQTIMMALSMVVIASMIGVRGLGLPVLQAINNQYIAQGLLNGSAIVVLAIIFDRVSQAYAKRSQHNIGGQND